In one window of Blastocatellia bacterium DNA:
- a CDS encoding (2Fe-2S)-binding protein, which translates to MPEVVSLKINEMPIEVPFGTTVLVALLTSGIAGIRRSVTGELRGPLCGIGVCFECRVTINGQPHCRSCQILCQNGMDVRTE; encoded by the coding sequence ATGCCTGAAGTCGTCTCTCTGAAGATCAACGAGATGCCGATTGAGGTTCCCTTTGGCACGACGGTCCTAGTGGCGTTGCTCACGAGCGGAATCGCGGGGATTCGAAGATCGGTGACCGGAGAGCTACGGGGACCGCTTTGCGGCATCGGGGTGTGCTTCGAATGCCGGGTCACAATCAATGGTCAGCCGCATTGTCGTAGCTGCCAAATTTTGTGTCAAAACGGGATGGATGTGCGAACCGAATGA